A genome region from Hevea brasiliensis isolate MT/VB/25A 57/8 chromosome 7, ASM3005281v1, whole genome shotgun sequence includes the following:
- the LOC131181541 gene encoding probable RNA-binding protein ARP1 isoform X2, whose amino-acid sequence MSSNNMGSQFGDATYTKVFVGGLAWETQKETMKKYFQQFGEILEAVVIIDRNTGRSKGYGFVTFKEAEAARSACEDPAPVIDGRRANCNLASLGVQRSRPSTPQHRGGRNFKVLKSFHTGFQGGVGTLPFPSTTTPPHYAIQQGISYTLYGYSPNYTCP is encoded by the exons ATGAGTTCGAATAATATGGGAAGTCAATTTGGAGACGCAACTTACACCAAGGTGTTTGTTGGGGGCTTAGCATGGGAGACCCAGAAAGAGACcatgaagaaatatttccaaCAGTTTGGAGAGATCTTGGAAGCTGTAGTTATCATAGACAGGAATACAGGAAGATCCAAAGGATATGGATTT GTAACTTTTAAAGAAGCAGAAGCCGCCAGGAGCGCCTGTGAGGATCCTGCGCCTGTGATAGATGGTAGGAGGGCAAACTGTAATCTTGCTTCTTTGGGTGTCCAAAGATCTAGACCTTCCACCCCACAACATC GAGGGGGCAGGAACTTTAAGGTGTTGAAATCATTCCACACAGGATTTCAAGGTGGGGTTGGAACGCTACCTTTTCCTTCTACAACAACTCCTCCACATTATGCCATCCAACAAGGAATCTCCTATACTCTCTATGG